In the Lepus europaeus isolate LE1 chromosome 10, mLepTim1.pri, whole genome shotgun sequence genome, aaatccttgggctcctaaaaaaaaaaaaaatcgaattgCTATCTGCAGAAAACAATATAGAAGTTAACATTTTTACCAGGATATTGAATAGCTTAAAAAATATggaggaagtaaaaaaaaaaattatcaaaattacatagacacataaaaataaatttcaaaagggtGAATGAGAAGAGCACATAGTAATTTTATTGAAATTACaacttattggggctggcgctgtggctcacgtggctaatcctctgcctgtggcgtcggcatcccacatgggcaccggttctagtcccacttgctcctcttccagtccagctctctgctgtggcccgggagggcagtggaggatggcccaagtgcttgggaccctgcacccacataggagaccatgaggaagcacctggctcctggcttcgaatcggtgcagcgccggccgtagcaaccatttggggggtgaaccaacggaaggaagacctttctcactgtctctctctctctctcactaactctatctgtcaaaaaaaaaaaaaagaaaaagaaaaagaaattacaactTATTGATATTTCAGCCTTTATTATGCTTTATTTGCCTTATTTGGTGGTAATCACTgtcattttaatacaaaaaagCTAATCAAGAACTTTGATAATAATAATGGTGTACTCTCACTGCAGAGAAAATTTCAAAACTCTTGAAACTAACATATTTACCTGTTAGACACTGATATATCTTCAGTCACTGAAAAGCACAAGACTTGTAATACAGTCATAAATCTTCATTTTCAAACATCATCCTGATGCTTATCCTGGAAAGACAAATCAATTTACTGCAATTTTTCTAGCTATAAtccaaaaaatagaaagatgaaTTTTAAATAATCACTGTGGTTTGGTTTAAATTATACGTGGAAAGCAGCATCCATTTAGGATTGATAGCAAAAATCAATATTTACTGATAATATCTATAATTCAGGTTCTGGGGGGCAAATTCTTAGGAATTTTACAAAAAGAAGTCATAGATTAGAAGGGATTTTGCATTAATCTATAGTGTGTAAATATGTGTCATATTTAGTTTTAAGctatagaaaatatttctaaatggaTATATTTGAGAAGATGTATTTTTCTGTGTTAAGATAAGTAAGTACTGATACCTATGAGGATACTTTAGAATttttgtaggaaaatggaattaaaatatgacatttgtacaaaacattttgaaccCTGTGGCTATATTTCTCATAGcattctttttccatgaacttcttgaagtctcCTTCGATGCATAGATATATATGAGCATCTGCAtgtgtatatgaatatatttaatttttctcctttttcccaATCTAAATTTGACAACgctcacagaagaaaaaatgaagaacCAATCAACGGAAATCCAGTTCATTCTTTTAGGATTGACAGATAACCCACAGCTGCAAGttgtgatttttctgtttctatttctcaaCTACACCTTGAGCCTGATGGGAAACGTGGTCATCATCCTCCTCACTCTTCTGGATCTTCGCCTCAAGACTCCAATGTATTTCTTTCTCCGTAATTTCTCCTTTCTGGAGATCATATTTACAACTGTGTGCATCCCAAGATTCTTGATAACCATTGTGACTAAAGACAAAACCATCTCTTATAATAATTGTGTagctcaattattttttattcttctacTGGGAGTTACAGAGTTTTACCTCCTGGCTGCCATGTCCTATGACCGCTATGTCGCCATCTGCAAACCGCTGCATTACCTGATCATTATGAATGGCAAAGTGTGCTACCAACTAGTACTCAGCTCCTGGGTAACTGGATTCCTGATCATCTTCCCTCCCTTAGTCTTGGGGCTCAAGCTAGACTTCTGTGCTTCCAAAATAATTGACCACTTTATGTGTGAAACTTCTCCTATCCTGCAAATATCTTGCTCGGATACCCATGTGCTAGAGTTGATGTCTTTGGTCTTAGCTCTGGTGACTCTTGGGGTCACATTGGTGTTGGTGATTATCTCTTATGCTTGCATCATTAAGACCATTCTGAAATTTCCTTCTGCCCAGCAAAGGAAAAAAGCTTTTTCCACCTGTACTTCCCACATGATTGTTGTCTCCATGACATATGGCAGCTGCATCTTTATGTATATTAAACCATCAGCAAAAGAAAGGGTGACTATATCCAAAGGTGTTGCTTTGCTGTATACTTCAATTGCGCCTCTTCTGAATCCCTTCATTTATACCCTgaggaaccagcaggtgaaagatgtcTTCTGGGatgtaaaacaaaaaatcttgagtttttcaagaaaaacattttagGGATATCACCCCAAGTACAACTTTACCATaaaatatgggaaaaaaaaagacatttcataCGTTTCTTTCCATCATGTCTTTCTACCTTGTCAATGATCTCATGTAGGAAACTCTCTTGAAGAACCTTGTGGCTCTGTTCCACTTTTATGGTCTGCACTCCTTTACAGTCTACTCTTTCTTATGAAATATTTCAGTTCTCACTAATGTGACGTCCTTGCCATAACGTTttctgagctctgtgtgtgtgtgcatgtgtgtgtaactaACATGAGGTCTCTGTGtacctgtgtctggcttatttcaattaataTAATGGTGTCCAGCtccatacattttgttgcaaatgtcctCATTTCATCCATTTTTGTGGCAAAATAATCTTCCaacatcatattttcttttttcattttttccctcaaTGGACACGTAGGTTGATCCCATGTCTTGGCTGTTAATATTGCTGCAATGGACTGGGGAGGTCAAGTATcttatatgctgatttaatttcaggTATGTACACAGAAGTGGGAAGCTGGGTCATACGGTAAAACTAACTTCAGTGTTTTGAGTACCTGCCATGTTCTTacacatatattattttattttttcccttttgctaTCTGTTTCTAGAAACCATGACTTGAATAAAGCCCACCTGGTGCAACTATAACTGGCTGTATGGAATTTGTTGGGTAACTGAATATATTGAAACTATGTAGCTGCCTTTTCCCAGGTACCCTGTGGGGCTCAATCCTTATCTTTATAAAAAGCTttcacttggggccggcgctgtggcacagcaggttaaagccctggcctgaagaaccggcatcccatatggacgccggttctagtcctggctgttccacttccaatccagctctctgctatggcctaggaaagcagtggaggatggcccaagtccttgggcccctgcacccacgtggaagacctggaagaagctcctggctcctgtctttgaatcggtgtagctccggcaattgaggccatctggggagtgaaccagcggatggaaggcctctctctctgtctctacatctctctgtaactctgtctttcaaataaataaaataatttttttcttttgacaggcagagtggacagtgagagagagagacagagagaaaggtcttcctttgccgttggttcaccccccaatagccactctggccagcgcaccacacctatcagaagccaggagccaggtgcttctcctgatctcccatgcaggtgcagggcccaagcacttgggccatcctccactgcactcccaggacacagcagagagctggcctggaagaggagcaaccgggacagaatccggcgccccaaccgggactagaacccagtgtgccggtgccacaagcagaggattaacctattgagccatggcgccggccaataaaataaatcttaaaaaaaaaaaaaaaaagctttcactGCCTAAGGGACACAAACATACAGACCAAATATTGCTTATGGCATGTGATTCAGGGCATAAAAAAGGCCTGCAAAATAGCATGGGGCAGGTAAATTGGCTTCCGTGCAGTTTTTAGAGACGAGAGGACTTTCAGCGGAAAGTAGTAATAATGCTGAGACTAAAAATATGTGTAAGGAAAAAAGACTGGAATATGAATCAGGGCAAATAAAACAGAGGTGTTAAGACAACTTCACACATTTAGAGAATTGGTATACCTAATGGTTAGAAAAGGGTTTTGAAACACTCAGCTAGGGGCCATAAAACTTACCAAACACTCTTTGGGGCACTGAACAGATTATGCAAACTTTTCATGCCTCAGGTTCTACATAGGGAAAGTAGAAGTGCGATCTATAACTCATTGTTCAGTAGAACTGTTCATCCCCCAATAAAAGGTAGCATTTAAATTCTGAACAGCTCAAAAATGTGAGGcaattcattctttaaaaaaaaaaaaagatttatttatttgaaagtcagagttacagagagaaggagagcagaaagagagaatcttctatccgctggttcagtggagcagctgggactcgaacccatgcctatatgggatgccagcactgcaggcggtggctttaccctctatgccacagcaccagcccctgcagctAATTCTTGATGCGCTGATGTAGATAGAGACAGCAGTAAGTCTGGAGAAGTGGAAGGACCAATCGCCAAGGGTCTCGTTCAGTAGAATAGTATTGTGGACTGTAACTTGCTATATCcataacttccactttgtttgTAACAATAGCCAAGATTATTTTAGAAGCCatactttttctatttatttttctatttgaaagagagacagagagaactcccatctgttggtgaACTCCACGTGCACCTGTAACATGGAGTTCGGGCTGGAGGGAACTTCGGTGCCAGGTGTacactcctggtctcccatgtaggtagatGGACCCAAGCACCAAAGCCAGCACTGATGTCTTCCAGGTTCTGCCctcatttcaaaatcttttacaccaaaataaacatctttatattcccttttccaggaacattatgGAATACCCTCATATACATTAAACGACTTTAAGGAAGCATTTTATAAGCATCTCATAGAAGTTTTGGGGCACATAGAAATTACTGAAATGAGTATATTGTCCAAACAGCTATATTTCTTATCAAATAGGCAAATTAAGCAGCAACTGTGTTTTAGGATGTTGTATTGTAGGTAATTACTATCTGTTTCATCTCTGCCTTGGTAGATATTGAGGTATGTCTTAAATTCtaattactcatttttttttctgtcaaaacAATGTCAGTTTCATAACTTTTTTTCGTAGAGTTGATGTTTCCTGGAGAAAGGAATACTTTAATATCATGAATCACAGACTCATCTATGACCtgaaagttttctgttttttttttaaacttttatttaatgagtataaatttccaaagtacagattatggattacaatggctccccccccaaacttccctcccttttcccactccctctccccttccattcacatcaagattcattttcaattctctttatatacagaagatcagtttagtatatattaagtaacgatttcaacagtttgcccccacatagtaacacaaagtgaaaaatactgttggagtactagttacagcactaaatcacaatgtacagcacattaaggacagagatcctacatgatattttttaaaaaattgattaatttcctatgtaatttccaatttaaaaccaagttttttttttcattttcaattatctttatatacggaaaatcgatttagtatatactaagtaaggatttcatcggtttgcacccacacagaaacacaaagtgtgaaaatactgtttcagtactagttatagcattacttcacattggacaacacattaaggacagatccacatgagatgtaagtacacagtgactcctgttgttgatttaacaatttgacactcttgtttatggcgtcagtaatctccctaggctctagtcatgagttgccaaggctatg is a window encoding:
- the LOC133767705 gene encoding olfactory receptor 6C6; this encodes MKNQSTEIQFILLGLTDNPQLQVVIFLFLFLNYTLSLMGNVVIILLTLLDLRLKTPMYFFLRNFSFLEIIFTTVCIPRFLITIVTKDKTISYNNCVAQLFFILLLGVTEFYLLAAMSYDRYVAICKPLHYLIIMNGKVCYQLVLSSWVTGFLIIFPPLVLGLKLDFCASKIIDHFMCETSPILQISCSDTHVLELMSLVLALVTLGVTLVLVIISYACIIKTILKFPSAQQRKKAFSTCTSHMIVVSMTYGSCIFMYIKPSAKERVTISKGVALLYTSIAPLLNPFIYTLRNQQVKDVFWDVKQKILSFSRKTF